The genomic region TTACATAATCCAAACGGATAATTTTAAATAGCGAAGCCTTACTTGGTAAATAAAGCTTTAAGTTCGGTAGCATCGTTGGGTTGCATTTTACCGGCAAGAACAAGGCTAAGTTGTTTTCTTCTTAAGGCAGCTGCATACCGTTCTTTTTCCAGGTCGGTTTCCGGTTCTAATGGAGGGACGGGAACCGGAGCTCCGGTTTCGTCTACGGCAACAAACGTGTATATTGCTTCATTTGCTTTACTTCTAAGCCCGCTTTCTCGATCTTCTACCCATACATCTATAAAAATTTCCATAGACGATTTAAATGCCCTTGAAACGACTGCTTCAACTGTCACTACACTTCCTAAAGGGATCGCTTTATTAAAAGCTACATGATTAACAGAAGCGGTCACTACAATACGTCGGCTATGTCTTCTGGCGGCGATACTGGCAGCACGATCCATACGAGCTAACAATTCCCCTCCAAATAAATTGTTTAAGGGATTAGTCTCGCTTGGTAAAACAAGATCGGTTAATGTAGTTCTAGAATCTTTTGGGTATTTAGAATTCATATTTGCCAATTTTTGGCAATAATAGTGAGCTTTTAGATAAATATCACTAAAAAAAGATTAAAGTTCCTCTACCAGTAACCAGGCGGCCTGGTTTTCTCGTTTTAATTTATTTAATGCGTTTACCGCATCGCGCCTTGTTTGATGACTGGAAAAAACCACTTGATGAAGTCCGTATTTATTGGCGCCTATAAGTCGGGCTTTATAACCTTCTTCTTTAAGCTCTTCTACTTTTTTCTCTGCATTCTCTTCCACTCTAAAGGCTCCCGCAACCAGGTGAAAATTACCAGGTTGTTTTTCAACCTTAAATGTGATAGCGGGTAACGGATTATCGATTACAAAAGTAGCTTCGTGAATTTGTTGCTGTAACTTATCTTCAGCTTCCTGTTGTTCAGCAATATTATGCTCGGCAACCTGATTGCTGTAGATATTTAAACCTGCAATACCCGATAAACCTAAAGCAAGAATTCCTACCGCAGCATATTTAAGAAATGCAGCTTTACGGTTTCTTCGTTCAGGAGTAAAGTGAATTGGTGCTTTCTCTTCGATTTTCTGAACCTGAGATTTGTAGACTTCACGCTGAATTTTTGTGGAATGAACCACATCCAGGCCAAAAGAATCGGCCAGGTAATTTA from Zunongwangia profunda SM-A87 harbors:
- a CDS encoding acyl-CoA thioesterase, whose amino-acid sequence is MNSKYPKDSRTTLTDLVLPSETNPLNNLFGGELLARMDRAASIAARRHSRRIVVTASVNHVAFNKAIPLGSVVTVEAVVSRAFKSSMEIFIDVWVEDRESGLRSKANEAIYTFVAVDETGAPVPVPPLEPETDLEKERYAAALRRKQLSLVLAGKMQPNDATELKALFTK
- a CDS encoding HU domain-containing protein, producing the protein MKIANYIQDLLYRYECVIVPGFGAFLSQRESAFIDAATNNLYPPKKTVSFNRQLVKNDGLLANYIADAESINYTTALNKIADFVHQLENALKEQQKAEIANIGAFTVSEDYTLQFEPFNKVNYLADSFGLDVVHSTKIQREVYKSQVQKIEEKAPIHFTPERRNRKAAFLKYAAVGILALGLSGIAGLNIYSNQVAEHNIAEQQEAEDKLQQQIHEATFVIDNPLPAITFKVEKQPGNFHLVAGAFRVEENAEKKVEELKEEGYKARLIGANKYGLHQVVFSSHQTRRDAVNALNKLKRENQAAWLLVEEL